TGGAAAAGATCCAGAAGCTGCTTCCCAATTATCCCATCGTGCTGCACGGGGCCTCCTCGGTCCCCAAAGACCTGGTGGAGACCTGCAACAAGTACGGCGGACAGCTGCCGGGAACCAGAGGAGTGCCGGAGGAGTTTTTGGCCAGGGCGGCCAAGCTGGCGGTCTGCAAGATCAACGTGGACACCGACCTCCGCATCGCGCTGACCGGGGCCATCAGAAAAGTGTTTGCCGAGAACCCCTCGGAGTTCGATCCCCGCAAGTACCTGGGCCCGGCCCGGGACGCGGTAAAAGAAGTGGTCAAGGGCAAGGTCAAGCTGTTTGGCTGCGCGGGGAAAGCTTAATGCTTCGTAAAACTGCAACCGGGAAATCACCTCATTAACAAATAAGCGGACGACATGAAAAGATATGG
The DNA window shown above is from bacterium and carries:
- a CDS encoding class II fructose-bisphosphate aldolase is translated as LGKLTSTSDEPGAKESVYTDPDEAKRFVELTGCDSLAISIGTSHGAYKFKGEPTLDFARLEKIQKLLPNYPIVLHGASSVPKDLVETCNKYGGQLPGTRGVPEEFLARAAKLAVCKINVDTDLRIALTGAIRKVFAENPSEFDPRKYLGPARDAVKEVVKGKVKLFGCAGKA